In the genome of Nocardioides marmoribigeumensis, one region contains:
- a CDS encoding IspD/TarI family cytidylyltransferase: MSVAAVVLAGGSGSRLGADRNKVLLTLGGESLLRRSVRTATLVRGVAVVVVVVRAGDEPDLDGDWPVPVETAPGGGTRHASEWSALQHLRPRIGSGEVDVVAIHDAARPLASVALWDTVVSAAREHGGALPARPAVGVVRRDGGPVPDLVTVQTPQAFRAVPLLEAYAAAERDGFTGTDTASCVTAYSEVRLRAVDGEVTNLKVTWAEDLPLAERLLRRR; encoded by the coding sequence ATGAGCGTCGCGGCCGTCGTGCTCGCCGGCGGCTCCGGCAGCCGCCTCGGGGCCGACCGCAACAAGGTCCTGCTCACCCTGGGTGGCGAGTCCCTCCTGCGTCGCTCGGTCCGCACCGCCACCCTGGTGAGGGGGGTCGCGGTCGTCGTGGTCGTCGTACGCGCCGGAGACGAGCCCGACCTCGACGGCGACTGGCCGGTGCCGGTCGAGACCGCGCCGGGAGGCGGGACCCGCCACGCCTCCGAGTGGTCCGCGCTGCAGCACCTCCGGCCCCGCATCGGGTCCGGCGAGGTCGACGTGGTCGCGATCCACGACGCCGCCCGGCCGCTGGCCTCGGTCGCGCTGTGGGACACGGTCGTGTCCGCCGCCCGGGAGCACGGCGGTGCGCTGCCCGCCCGGCCGGCCGTGGGCGTCGTACGCCGTGACGGGGGCCCGGTCCCCGACCTGGTCACCGTGCAGACGCCGCAGGCGTTCCGGGCGGTCCCGCTGCTCGAGGCGTACGCCGCGGCGGAGCGCGACGGCTTCACCGGCACCGACACGGCGTCCTGCGTGACGGCCTACTCCGAGGTCCGCCTGCGGGCCGTCGACGGGGAGGTGACCAATCTCAAGGTCACCTGGGCCGAGGACCTGCCGCTGGCCGAGCGGCTGCTCCGGCGCCGCTGA
- a CDS encoding ArsR/SmtB family transcription factor → MSDWVLAPDVLARARFAVSTSAETLAALGLLRRGSPPPWLAGWYARHAAAYQMTMATRPLWAAIVAEGFGPRWVADCLTAAPERVGDLVEELAGVRALSDEQVRADLRQTHGRDRLPEVLETTTGLGDAVADLMQWTWDTTLAEEWPRRRHVLEADVVSRTAALASGGWSAALEGMGRAYLGEGRVRISGHQLPPKHLGSGATLSFHPVSSPTSSVLWHLPAQRYAIVYQASGMGIVAEAVAPQALHRLLGSNRARILGLLAEPASTTQLAALIGLPVGSVGNHLTVLREAGLVGRRRSGRSVLYRRTQAGDALVASAAGGPP, encoded by the coding sequence ATGAGCGACTGGGTGCTGGCGCCGGACGTGCTCGCGCGGGCGAGGTTCGCGGTGTCCACCTCGGCCGAGACCCTGGCGGCGCTGGGGCTGCTGCGACGCGGGTCGCCGCCGCCGTGGCTGGCGGGGTGGTACGCCCGGCACGCGGCGGCGTACCAGATGACCATGGCAACCCGGCCCCTGTGGGCGGCGATCGTCGCCGAGGGGTTCGGGCCGCGCTGGGTCGCCGACTGCCTCACCGCGGCGCCCGAACGGGTCGGCGACCTCGTCGAGGAGCTGGCCGGCGTGCGGGCGCTCTCGGACGAGCAGGTGCGGGCGGACCTGCGGCAGACGCACGGCCGCGACCGGCTGCCGGAGGTGCTCGAGACCACGACCGGGCTCGGGGACGCGGTCGCCGACCTGATGCAGTGGACCTGGGACACGACGCTGGCCGAGGAGTGGCCGCGCCGGCGCCACGTGCTCGAGGCCGACGTCGTCTCGCGCACCGCGGCGCTGGCCTCCGGCGGGTGGAGCGCGGCGCTGGAGGGCATGGGCCGGGCCTACCTCGGCGAGGGGCGCGTACGGATCAGCGGCCACCAGCTGCCACCCAAGCACCTGGGCAGCGGCGCGACCCTGTCGTTCCACCCGGTCAGCAGCCCGACCAGCTCGGTGCTGTGGCACCTGCCCGCGCAGCGCTATGCGATCGTCTACCAGGCCTCGGGGATGGGGATCGTCGCCGAGGCCGTCGCTCCGCAGGCGCTGCACCGGCTGCTCGGGTCCAACCGCGCGCGGATCCTGGGGCTGCTCGCCGAGCCGGCGTCGACCACCCAGCTGGCCGCGCTCATCGGGCTGCCGGTCGGGTCGGTCGGCAACCACCTGACCGTCCTGCGCGAGGCGGGGCTCGTCGGGCGCCGGCGCTCGGGCCGCTCGGTGCTCTACCGCCGCACCCAGGCCGGCGACGCGCTCGTCGCCTCCGCGGCGGGCGGTCCGCCCTGA
- a CDS encoding MFS transporter: MTTYTSLLRLREFRALFGAQAANVLAGSLAGLALATLVDRATGSPLLTALAVFAPTLANVLGAATAMSLADGRSPRAAVVALQAAIALGLLAQALPGLPLWARFALLLLMGLLSSVSGGIRTAVMSEVVGIEAYARARSLLNVSVGVMQVAGYALGAGVLAAVGPSRTFLLAAGLAATSTLTLRLGVRRHSVRAAVRPSLRQTATTNAWLARQRPLRPVLLALWVPNGLVVGCEALFVPYAGERGGWLFMAAAVGMLAGDLVVGRVLTPAWRARVGPWLRLQLAVPFLFFALSPGLPVAMVLAAVACVGYAATLPLQELLLVLTPDRVRGQVQGVEQAGRMTCQGLGAVLAGTVAEVVPVGTAMGVMAVLSVLVTLAVMPGVARSGRSLVEQRDLGGVDEPAGRDGDLDEHHGDPAVEEPRDEAGQVVVGRDPVAEGRGHHDR, encoded by the coding sequence GTGACGACGTACACCTCCCTGCTGCGGCTGCGCGAGTTCCGCGCACTCTTCGGCGCCCAGGCCGCGAACGTGCTGGCCGGCTCGCTGGCCGGGCTGGCGCTGGCCACCCTGGTCGACCGGGCGACCGGGTCCCCGCTGCTCACCGCGCTCGCGGTCTTCGCCCCGACCCTGGCCAACGTGCTGGGCGCCGCGACCGCGATGTCGCTGGCCGACGGCCGCTCGCCGCGGGCCGCGGTCGTCGCGCTCCAGGCGGCGATCGCGCTGGGGCTGCTGGCGCAGGCCCTGCCGGGGCTGCCCCTGTGGGCCCGGTTCGCGCTCCTGCTGCTGATGGGCCTGCTGAGCTCGGTCAGCGGCGGCATCCGCACCGCGGTGATGTCGGAGGTCGTCGGCATCGAGGCCTACGCGCGGGCGCGCTCGCTGCTCAACGTCTCCGTGGGCGTGATGCAGGTCGCGGGCTACGCGCTCGGGGCGGGGGTGCTGGCCGCGGTCGGCCCGTCCCGCACGTTCCTGCTCGCCGCCGGGCTCGCCGCGACCTCCACGCTCACCCTCCGCCTGGGCGTACGCCGGCACTCGGTCCGCGCGGCCGTCCGCCCGTCCCTGCGCCAGACGGCCACGACCAACGCGTGGCTCGCGCGGCAGCGCCCCCTGCGCCCCGTGCTGCTCGCCCTGTGGGTGCCCAACGGGCTCGTCGTGGGGTGCGAGGCGCTGTTCGTGCCCTACGCGGGCGAGCGGGGCGGCTGGCTGTTCATGGCAGCCGCGGTGGGGATGCTCGCCGGCGACCTCGTCGTGGGGCGGGTGCTCACCCCCGCCTGGCGTGCCCGCGTCGGGCCGTGGCTGCGGCTGCAGCTCGCGGTGCCGTTCCTGTTCTTCGCGCTCTCGCCGGGGCTGCCGGTGGCGATGGTCCTCGCGGCCGTGGCGTGCGTCGGCTATGCCGCGACCCTGCCCCTCCAGGAGCTCCTGCTCGTCCTCACGCCCGACCGCGTGCGGGGCCAGGTGCAGGGCGTCGAGCAGGCGGGCCGGATGACCTGCCAGGGGCTGGGCGCGGTGCTGGCCGGGACGGTTGCCGAGGTGGTGCCGGTCGGCACCGCGATGGGCGTGATGGCCGTGCTGTCGGTGCTGGTCACGCTCGCGGTGATGCCGGGGGTGGCGCGCTCAGGCCGCTCACTGGTCGAGCAGCGCGACCTCGGCGGCGTCGACGAGCCGGCGGGCCGCGACGGGGACCTCGACGAGCACCACGGGGACCCCGCTGTCGAGGAGCCGCGCGACGAGGCCGGGCAGGTCGTCGTCGGCCGGGACCCGGTCGCGGAGGGACGCGGGCACCACGACCGGTGA
- a CDS encoding CarD family transcriptional regulator, with protein sequence MTFTVGETVVYPNHGAAVIENIETRTIKGEDKLYLVLRIVAQQDLVVRVPACNLDLVGVRDVVDKAGLERVFDVLRAPHTEEPTNWSRRYKANLEKLHSGDVMKVAEVVRDLWRRERDRGLSAGEKRMLAKARQILVSELALAESTNEDKAETILDEVLAS encoded by the coding sequence ATGACCTTCACCGTCGGCGAAACGGTTGTCTACCCGAACCACGGCGCTGCCGTGATCGAAAACATCGAAACCCGGACGATCAAGGGCGAGGACAAGCTCTACCTCGTGCTTCGCATCGTCGCCCAACAGGATCTCGTCGTTCGAGTCCCCGCGTGCAACCTGGATCTGGTCGGCGTCCGTGACGTCGTCGACAAGGCCGGGCTGGAGCGGGTCTTCGACGTCCTGAGGGCACCGCACACCGAGGAGCCGACCAACTGGTCGCGGCGCTACAAGGCCAACCTCGAGAAGCTGCACTCCGGGGACGTCATGAAGGTGGCGGAGGTCGTGCGCGACCTCTGGCGCCGCGAGCGCGACCGCGGCCTGTCCGCGGGTGAGAAGCGGATGCTGGCCAAGGCGCGCCAGATCCTCGTCTCCGAGCTCGCGCTGGCCGAGTCCACCAACGAGGACAAGGCCGAGACGATCCTCGACGAGGTGCTCGCCTCCTGA
- a CDS encoding UbiA family prenyltransferase: protein MQFRRNPGYVPALALAAHPFQGLAIAAGTALAAVLAGRALREVGVVFVAVLLGRLTYGWLNDVADRHRDIAVERPDKPLAREWVDPGSLTFATAVVVCFVVPLSITTGVVSGIAHLLSVVAAWTYNTRLKTTPLSFLPWAVSFGLLPAYLSYGGWGGDFEGSPPTWPVTLLAALLGVCVHFIDALPDLVVDNRNKLRSLPLVVALRTGAARLLVITSVVTAATVAGLAVAGLTVGLTQ from the coding sequence ATGCAGTTCCGACGAAACCCTGGCTACGTCCCCGCCCTGGCGCTGGCCGCGCACCCCTTCCAGGGGCTCGCGATCGCCGCCGGGACGGCCCTGGCCGCGGTCCTCGCCGGACGTGCCCTCCGCGAGGTCGGGGTGGTGTTCGTGGCGGTGCTGCTGGGCCGCCTGACCTACGGCTGGCTCAACGACGTGGCCGACCGCCACCGCGACATCGCCGTGGAGCGGCCGGACAAGCCCCTGGCCCGGGAGTGGGTCGACCCGGGCAGCCTCACCTTCGCCACCGCGGTCGTCGTCTGCTTCGTCGTGCCCCTGTCGATCACCACCGGCGTGGTCTCCGGCATCGCCCACCTGCTCTCGGTCGTGGCGGCCTGGACCTACAACACCCGGCTCAAGACCACCCCGCTGTCGTTCCTGCCGTGGGCGGTCAGCTTCGGCCTGCTGCCGGCGTACCTCTCCTACGGGGGGTGGGGCGGCGACTTCGAGGGCTCCCCGCCCACCTGGCCGGTCACCCTGCTGGCCGCGCTGCTCGGGGTGTGCGTGCACTTCATCGACGCGCTGCCCGACCTGGTCGTCGACAACCGCAACAAGCTGCGCAGCCTGCCGTTGGTCGTCGCCCTGCGCACCGGCGCCGCACGCCTGCTGGTGATCACCTCGGTGGTGACCGCCGCGACCGTCGCCGGGCTCGCCGTGGCGGGTCTCACGGTCGGTCTGACGCAGTAG